A stretch of the Rosa rugosa chromosome 5, drRosRugo1.1, whole genome shotgun sequence genome encodes the following:
- the LOC133710434 gene encoding uncharacterized protein LOC133710434 — protein MASKLSMLKSGSENIACIFGIRRWNHIAAIPPTSDGAIARRMTSSPPFALPEFDREPEKDNKVGFGFPSFLFGGSMELMAVPKRKTTPHKRGIRNGPKALKPVPVIIRCRSCGRVKLPHYYCCSGHRGSTGEREV, from the exons ATGGCGTCGAAGCTTTCAATGCTTAAGAGTGGTAGTGAGAACATAGCTTGCATTTTCGGCATCAGGAGGTGGAACCACATCGCAGCAATTCCTCCGACTTCGGATGGGGCCATTGCCCGGAGGATGACCTCATCGCCACCGTTCGCTCTGCCAGAGTTTGATCGGGAGCCTGAGAAGGATAACAAAGTCGGATTCGGGTTCCCCAGTTTTCTGTTCGGTGGATCCATGGAGCTCATGGCTGTCCCCAAGAGGAAG ACTACTCCTCACAAGAGAGGAATAAGAAATGGCCCGAAAGCTCTGAAGCCTGTTCCTGTGATAATCCGATGCAG GAGCTGTGGTCGAGTCAAGCTGCCACATTATTATTGTTGCAGTGGACATAGGGGAAGTACTGGTGAGCGGGAGGTATAG
- the LOC133710113 gene encoding probable polygalacturonase produces MDSKSLTISHVATIVILGLLFLQAAECRKENIKDAVTYSAISCRKHSALLTDFGAVGDGKTLNTKAFKDAIDKLSHYASDGGAQLIVPPGNWLTGSFNLTSHFTLFLHKDAVILGSQDESEWPLLPALPSYGQGREAPGGRLSSLIFGTNLTDVVITGHNGTIDGQGAPWWDKFKKGLLKVTRPYLVDIMYSNQIQISNLTFRNSPSWHIHPIYSSNITIQGLTILAPVTVPNTDGIDPDSCSQTRIEDCYIVSGDDCIAVKSGWDQHGIKFRMPTKHLVIRRLTCISPKSATVALGSEMSGGIRDVRVEDVTAINTESSIRVKTSVGRGAYVKDIYVRRLTLNTMKYVFWMTGAYGSHPGEGFDPKAVPVIQNINYRDVVAENVTMPAQLDGIANDPFKGICISNMSISLTEKPKKLLWNCTDVEGVTSNVTPKACDLLPEQQKPIGCAFPEDKLAIEGVKLTTCSA; encoded by the exons ATGGACTCAAAATCTTTAACAATCTCTCAT GTTGCTACTATTGTTATACTGGGATTACTATTCCTACAAGCGGCAGAATGTAGAAAAGAGAATATTAAGGATGCAGTTACGTACTCCGCCATTAGCTGCCGGAAGCACAGTGCTCTTTTGACTGATTTCGGAGCCGTTGGCGATGGAAAGACATTGAACACAAAGGCCTTTAAAGATGCAATTGATAAACTAAGCCACTATGCATCTGATGGCGGAGCACAGCTAATTGTGCCCCCCGGTAACTGGCTTACCGGAAGCTTCAACCTCACAAGCCACTTTACCCTTTTCCTCCATAAGGATGCTGTTATTCTTGGGTCTCAG GATGAGTCCGAGTGGCCTCTTCTTCCAGCACTGCCTTCATACGGGCAAGGGAGAGAGGCCCCTGGTGGAAGGTTAAGCAGTCTAATCTTTGGAACAAACCTTACCGATGTCGTAATTACCG GTCACAATGGCACCATTGATGGGCAAGGTGCTCCCTGGTGGGACAAATTCAAGAAGGGTCTTTTGAAAGTCACCCGACCATACTTGGTTGATATTATGTACTCTAATCAGATCCAAATCTCCAATCTCACTTTTCGTAATTCTCCATCCTGGCACATCCATCCCATTTACAGCAG TAACATTACTATACAGGGCCTCACAATCCTTGCACCCGTTACCGTTCCTAACACAGATGGGATTGACCCCGACTCGTGTTCACAAACTCGAATTGAAGACTGTTACATAGTCTCCGGGGATGACTGCATTGCAGTGAAGAGTGGCTGGGATCAGCATGGAATCAAATTTCGAATGCCAACCAAGCATCTTGTTATTAGGAGGCTTACCTGTATTTCACCTAAAAGTGCTACCGTTGCCCTAGGCAGTGAAATGTCTGGTGGAATCAGGGATGTAAGAGTTGAAGATGTGACAGCCATTAACACCGAATCCAGCATTAGGGTCAAAACATCTGTAGGCAGAGGAGCTTATGTAAAAGACATTTATGTACGAAGATTGACGTTGAACACTATGAAGTACGTTTTCTGGATGACCGGCGCCTATGGTTCACATCCAGGCGAGGGTTTTGATCCAAAGGCAGTTCCTGTGATTCAAAACATCAACTATAGAGACGTTGTTGCTGAGAATGTTACAATGCCGGCCCAGTTGGATGGAATTGCTAATGATCCTTTCAAGGGAATTTGCATCTCTAATATGAGTATCTCACTCACTGAAAAGCCAAAGAAATTGTTGTGGAACTGTACTGATGTTGAGGGCGTTACGAGCAATGTGACTCCAAAGGCTTGCGATTTGTTGCCCGAGCAGCAAAAACCAATCGGTTGTGCTTTCCCTGAGGATAAGTTAGCCATTGAGGGCGTTAAGCTGACCACTTGTTCTGCTTAA